TACCCGGCAAATTTCAGTCCTGTCAGTCGCCGACCGTCTCCGGCACCGACTCGGCCGACGCGGATTCTGCCGTCTCGTCAGCCGCCCGCGGCTCGTAACGGAACACCAGGCCGTCTTCGCCGAGGTCGATCTCAACCCGGCCGCCGTTCTGGAGCTGACCGAACAGAATCTCGTCGGCCAGCACCTGTTTGACCTCGCTCTGAATCAGGCGGGCCATGGGCCGGGCGCCAAAGGTCTTGTCATAGCCTTTTTCGGCCAGATAGCGACGGGCGTCGTCGGTCAGCGCAATGCGTACATTCTTCTCGGCCAGCTGATCGATCAGTTCCTGCATGAACTTGTCAACCACCCGTCTGGAAGTGGACGACCCCGTCCAGACGATTGCGGAACTCGGGATTGAACAGCTTTTCAATCGCCTGCTGGTCTTTGCCCGCATTGGACTGCTCGCCAAAACCGATTGCCGTGGCCGCCATTTCACGCGCCCCGGCATTGCTGGTCATGATCAGGATGACGTGCCGGAAATCAGCTTTTTTACCGTTGTTGTCGGTCAGCGTGGCGTGGTCCATGACTTGCAGCAGGATATTGAACAGGTCGGGATGGGCCTTTTCAATCTCGTCCAGCAGCAGCACCGAATGGGGGTTGCGGGTGATCGCCTCGGTCAGCAGCCCGCCCTGGTCAAAGCCGACATAGCCCGGCGGGGCGCCGATCAGCCGCGAGACGGTATGCTTCTCCATGTATTCGCTCATGTCAAAGCGCAGGAACTGCAAGCCCAGGGTTTGGGCCAGCTGCTTGGCCACCTCAGTTTTGCCCACCCCGGTCGGCCCGGAGAACAGAAACGAGCCCACCGGCTTTTCCGGTTGACCCAGACCGGCCCGGGCCAGCCGGATGGCGCGGACAATGACCGCAATGGCCGGG
The sequence above is a segment of the Desulfurellaceae bacterium genome. Coding sequences within it:
- a CDS encoding AAA family ATPase; amino-acid sequence: AAELSAKYINDRFLPDKAIDVIDEVGAAFKIKPSTDEDKIIGETDIEAVVAKIARIPPRSVSISDKDRLHRLDDDLKKVVFGQDPAIAVIVRAIRLARAGLGQPEKPVGSFLFSGPTGVGKTEVAKQLAQTLGLQFLRFDMSEYMEKHTVSRLIGAPPGYVGFDQGGLLTEAITRNPHSVLLLDEIEKAHPDLFNILLQVMDHATLTDNNGKKADFRHVILIMTSNAGAREMAATAIGFGEQSNAGKDQQAIEKLFNPEFRNRLDGVVHFQTGG